DNA sequence from the Callithrix jacchus isolate 240 chromosome 13, calJac240_pri, whole genome shotgun sequence genome:
ATGATTTCCCTTGATCTGGAAAGAGAATCTCCTTTCCCCCTGAAAGAAGTTAATGTTAGTTGTACCATCGGGGATGTAGATACAGTCCTCAAGTGCGGCACCTGTGGGCATTTGTTTTCTTCATGCTCTGATTTGGAAAAACATGCTGAGTCTCACATGCAGCACTCTAAGGAACATACCTGTTGTCACTGCAGCCACAAAGCAGAGAGCAGCTCAGCACTCCATGTGCATATCAAACAAGCACATGGGCTACAGAAGGTCTTTTCTTGTGATCTTTGTGGTTTTCAGTGTGCAGAAGAAAACCTGTTGAATGCACATTATCTTGGCAAAACACATCTCCGTCGTCAGAATCTGGCTGCTCGCGGAGGATTTGTACAGATCTTAACAAAACAGCCTTTTCCTAAAAAACCATgtacaatggcaacaaaaaatgTTCGCTCCAAGCCAAGAACTTCTAAACCAATAGCAAAAAACAGTGATTCAAAAGGATTACGAAATGTGGGAAGCAAATTTACAGATTGGACAGGAAGCATTTCTGAACAAAGTGGCAGTAGTAGTGAGCTTCTTGTTGAAATGATGCCTTCCAGAAATGCTTCGTCACAGGAAGTAGAGATTGTTGAAGAAAATGTTACTTCCCTTGGTATAACTCAGAATCCTGAAAACCAGAGTAAAAAGCTAGACACCTTAGTAACCTCAGAGGGTCTCTTAGAGAAATTggaatctaccaaaaataccCAGCAGGCAGCACACAGTATCAGTGTAATCTCGAGGCCAAGACCCGAGCGAAATATTCTCGTGTTGGGTAATAGCTTCCGTCGACGAAGCAGCACTTTTACCTTGAAGGGCCAGGCAAAGAAAAGGTTTAATCTTTTAGGAATTAAAAGAGGCACAAGTGAAACTCAGAGGATGTTTATGAAACACTTTAGAACACAGATAAAAACACACGATGCAGAGTCAGTGCCGAAACACTTGGAAGCGAGCAGCAGTGTGCAGAGACTGTGTGTGACTACCTcagaaactcaggaggtggagcaGGGTCGGGGGAGCACCTGTACTCGGGGCTCCAGGCTGGACTCCCTGACAGTGAAGCCAGCTTCTGACCCTCAGACATTGTGTGCTTGTACAGACTGTGGGCAAGTTGCTACAAATAGGACAGATTTGGAAATCCACGTGAAAAGGTGCCATGCCAGAGAGACGAAACTTTACTGCCATACTTGTGACTTCTCTAGTACATCAAGGAGGGACTTAGATGAGCATTCGCACAGTCCCCAGCATCAGCAAACTGCTTCTGCCCTGAGTTGTCAGTGTTGTTCATTTACATCCTTGAATGAAATAAATCTTAGGGACCACATGAAGGAAAAGCATAATATGGCTTTTCTTTGCACCCCTTGTAATCTGTTctttttgtctgaaaaagacatggaagaacaCAAAACCACCGAGAAGCATATTAGTTCATTGGTTCAACCAAAGACTTCGCAATCATCTAACAGTGATTTGGTTTTACAGACTTTACCTTTAAGTATTTTAgaatcagaaaatgcaaaagagtCTATGGATGACTCAGGAAAAGTGGCTCAGGAAGAACCTGTGAAGTCCAGGGTAAGCCATGGTAATGAAGTGAGGCATTCCAGTAAGCCTCAGTTTCAGTGTAAGAAGTGTTTTTATAAAACAAGATCTTCTACTGTCCTCACGAGACATATAAAGCTTCGGCATGGTCAGGACtatcattttctttgtaaagCTTGTAATCTTTATTCATTGAGCAAAGAAGGAATGGAGAAGCACATTAAAAGAAGCAAGCATCTtgaaaatgctaagaaaaataatattggcTTAAGCTTTGAAGAATGTATTGAAAGGGTGTGTATAGGtgcaaatgataaaaaagaagagtttAATGTTTCCGGAAATGGAAGGATTGAAGGCCATGTAGGTGTGCAATTACAAGAGCATTCCTATCTTGAGAAGGGCATGCTGATGCCTAAGGAACTGTCACAGTCCGGTGATAGCACCAAAGATGATGAATTAGCTTTGACCACTACTCCAAAGAGAGGGAGACCTAAAGGTAACATCTCACGGACATGTTCACACTGTGGTCTTTTGGCCTCTAGTATTACAAACTTGACTGTTCACATTAGACGAAAACACAGTCACCAGTATAGTTATTTATGCAAAGTGTGTAAGTATTACACTGTAACCAAGGGAGATATGGAACGTCATTGTGCTACCAAGAAACATAAAGGACGGGTAGAAATAGAAGCAAGTGGAAAACACAGTTCAGATATCATTGTTGGCCCTGAAGGGGGTGGCCTTGAAGCCGGAAAAAAGAATGCTGGCTCAGCAATGACCATGTCAGATGAACATGCTAACAAACCAGCTGAGTCACACGCCTCTCAAAAGGCAGATCATGGAAACTCAGTTGAAGCCAAAgttgaaaatgtatttcattcTCTAGATGGAGAAGTTAATAGGCATCTTCTTGATAAAAAGGAGCAAATATCTCTAGAGCCAGAGGACCTTGTCCAGCAGGGGGATGTGTACTCCCAGAGAGACGTTACAGGCACCGGTGAGAATAAATGTATGCACTGTGAGTTTAATGCTCACTCCTCTGCTTCTCTAGAGCTACATGTAAAACGGAAACATACAAAGGAGTTTGAGTTTTATTGCATGGCATGTGATTACTACGCAGTGACTCGTCGCGAGATGACCAGGCACGCCGCAACAGAGAAGCACAAGATGAAAAGGCTGTCTTACCTGAACTCTGCTCATGTGGAAGCAGGTTCTGCAGACACGTCCAAAAAAATCATTGTGCCTGAagaagagcatcaacaaaattcTGAGGAATTTCAGATAATTTCAGATCAATCATCTGATACTCTTAAAGCTAGAAATGCTGCAGATtgctctattttaaatgagaatactAATTTAGATATGTCTAAAGTGCTCTGTGCTGCTGACTCTGTAGAAGTTGAGACTGAAGAAGAATCTAATTTCAATGAAGACCATTCCTTTTGTGGGACTTTCCAACAGGCTCCTGTCAAGGATAAAGTTAGGAAACCCGAGGAGATGATGTCCTTTACTATTTCCTTGAACCATGACTCCCCAAGcagatttcaaaatgaaaattcaggAAGCTCTGCTTCAAATTGTGAGACAGCAAAGAAAAACCATGAGCTATTGAAAGATGCAGGTGAGCTACGCATCCATTGTGAGAGTGAAGGAGGAAGCGTAGGAGACAGTGAAGGTGACGTTCCTCACCGACACCTGTGTCCTGCAGTGCTCGCTGGGGAGCTCTCGGCTGAAAGCCCCACTCCTGTTGTGACAAGAATAACCAGAGAACAGGGAAATCTGGAGAGTGGGGGTCAGAACAAAGTTTCATGTGGGCATGGTTTGGAGGACCTGAAAAGGGTCCAAGAAGATCCCAttctggagaaaaaggaaattctgatgaATTCCCAACATGaaacagaaattattttggaGGAGGATGGCCCAGCTTCTGATAGCACAGTTGAAAGTAATGATGTCTATGAAACTATAATTAGTATTGATGATAAAGGGCAGGCCGTGTACAGTTTTGGCCGATTTGACTCCTCCATAAtaagaataaagaacccagaagaTGGTGAGTTGATAGACCAGTCTGAAGAGGGCCTGATAGCAACTGGAGTGAGAATTAGTGAGCTGCCCTTGAAAGACTGTGCTCAAGGTGTGAAAAAAAAGAGATCTGAAGGCAATTGCCTTGGTGAGTCTACACGCATTCGCTGTGATGATTGTGGCTTCTTAGCAGATGGACTGAGTGGACTGAACGTTCACATAGCCATGAAGCATCCTACAAAAGAGAAGCACTTTCATTGTTTACTCTGTGGAAAGTCCTTCTATACCGAAAGCAACCTTCACCAGCATCTGGCTAGTGCCGGCCACATGAGAAATGAGCAGGCCAGTGTGGAAGAGCTTCCGGAGGGAGGGGCCACGTTTAAATGTGTCAAGTGCACAGAGCCCTTTGATTCTGAACAGaatttatttctacatattaAAGGGCAGCATGAGGAATTGCTACGGGAGGTGAATAAATACATAGTGGAAGACACTGAGCAAATCAACCGCGAGAGGGAGGAAAACCAGGGAAACATCTGCAAGTATTGTGGAAAGATGTGTCGAAGCAGCAACTCGATGGCCTTCCTGGCACACATTCGCACTCATACAGGTATGTAGCTCCGCAGCAAGCCAAGTCAGTGAGGACATGGGGCCATTTGTTCCCATCCAGACAGACAGCCCTACCTGTAGCTGCTCATTGGCCTCCACCCAGTTCACATTTCACTGCTATGTGCTGCTCTGCTTGGCTATAATAAGTCATTGTTGACACTTCACATTTTTAAGGGTAATTAAGCCCTAGTGATCTCAAAGGCAGGTTAGTTGACgcgtttcttttaattttgttaaaaagccTGGTCCCTCTGATGCCTTTTACAAACTGCTGTCTGTTGCAGCTTTTCAGTTGTTTCTGAGTCCTAATTATTTGGTTTTCCAAAGTATATATTAAGTGGTACCTTATAATTTCAGAGGACATGTTAAGTGACTTTTAAGGAATGGAGTAATTAGATTTTTCTTATGATATTAGGgatgtaaaaatattaatcacTAGATATTTTATATCCAAAAGTGTAACTTCCAGGCAACAAGATTCTACCTTCATGGATCAAAATTAGCCACCACTTTCCAAAGTTAACATGTGCTAAGGATCTGGTGTTCTTGGAGGTAGCACCTGATTTAGTCTCTGTGCTCTGTCACAGTTAGTGttccattttaatgtttaattttaggtggaaagttttttaaaaaacatttttttttggtggaaaatgCATAAGCTACTGTtctaaatttatgtaaaaattcGCTGCACTGTTTCTATAAACCTGCCatacattctttattttaaatagacaGCTTTTCTAAATCATGTGCTCTGCTTAGACAAGTTCTGTCTCCATGCTTGAATTTATGAGTGGATTTGAATAATAAATTCACATTTCAATGAACATATTTTCATTAAAACTGTAAGGTTTATTTTACTGTACTTTTAAATAATGGCTTATTATTAAAGCTATACTTTAAATTCATACAGTTTTTGATACTTTGTGCATGGTTACACGGAAGAAGACAAAAGAGTAGGAAGCGTCATTACTTGTTTAGGGTGATTAAAGATAGATAAAAGTTTTTCGTTGAAGGAAGTAAAGGGGCAACCTGCATAAGATTAATCTAGATAAGTACAGACATTGTACTTTTGATCCCAAATGTTCCCATGCGCTGCAGCCATTTCTCGGGAATAAGCCGAATGCTTATTTGTTTGCATTGTTAGTTTCTCTGTCAGTGCCTTGTTGCAGCTTTCTTTCTGGAATGATACAGTTTTAGAAATAAGTCTTGCTCACATGTGCAGAAAATATGTACTTTCTTAATATGCCCTCTTAAGGCAGATGAAACTGAATAAAACTAAGAGGAAGATGCTAATGGAGCTCTTTTTAGAATTCTTTATGCAACTGTCTGGTCAAGACATGTTGCTTATAATTGATGTGTCCATTACTTGAATTCTCTTGTAATTATAGTCAATAAGTCTTGTAAATGTGTTAAAGCTCACTAAAAGCATACAAATTCAAGAACAGAGTAAggctaataatttaaaataatcaatgtaGGCATTTCAGCACTTAATTTCCCTTGTGTGTTGATAGCTGATCATTCTTAATCCATTAAGATTTATTTAGTCGTTTACAATGCAAAATAGGTTTGCACTGGTCACTTGTGCCATTTGAAAATGTCCACCAGGTTAAGTGCAGAATGTAGTCCATTAGTCTTCCTTGACTATATGTATTAATTGCATTTAAAATCAAGTTAATGTGGATGTGAAAGTGAGGTAACTATCAATATGTGACAAAGTAACCCTACTTATATAAGTTACATCATTGATTGTAACATTTAGTAAAAGTtagcatattttttcttaaacttcaTGTGTTGGTCGTATCAGGAAGTacatttttattgtgctttgaaACACTACCAAGAGCCCTGTTCCTGAGGACACACTACAAGTTTACCATTTCAGTTTTGCAAGTCATTTTATTGGGGAAATTGGTCTCCAGGTTTAATTCAAGGTTTTTTTCTTGGAGCATCTTAAAATGAATTGCTTTTCAGATATTTTGCTTATGTTCATAAAATAGTAATGCAGAGACTATTATTAATGGTTAACTGGAAAAGAGCTTACTCTTCCAATCcctgttttcatattttgtgaTTTACTGTATGTTTTATATAACCTTTCCCCCCCATCCTTAGCATGATAAAAACAgctctataagaaataaatgagttTTGGTTATCAAGCATTGTAGGAAAAAGCATCCTTAGAGTCTCCCTGTGTGCATGCTACTATGAAGCAATCAACATGACCAGAATGGGCAGTCTTGCCTTTCATGTTACATTAGTAGAcctaaaaaatgtcattttcttttctttttttttttttgagacagagttttgctcttcttacccaggctggagtgcaatggcgtgatcttggctcactgcaacctctgcctcctggattcaggcaattctgcctcagccttctgagtagctgggactacaggcacgcaccactatgcccagctaatcttttgtatttttagtagagacggggtttcaccttgttgaccaggatggtctcgatctcttgacttcgtgattcgcccgcctcggcctcccaaagtgctgggattacaggcttgagccaccgtgcccggccacaaatgtcattttcatttctcccGCATTGGTCTGTCAAAGCTTTTATTTCATGTTGCATGGGCTACTGTTGAGCTACCAGATTGTCTGAAGTCAtgcattttttatgtttagagTGCTCTGGTCGCTAGTGCCATCTCAAAATGTTCCAGGGAGATAGGTAGTGTGTGACTTCACTAAAAATTTCTAAAGTTAGGACTGGTAGTGTTTGTAGCTTAATACGTGACAGAGGACAGACAGCTCAGTAGGAGAGTTAATCTGTAGACTTTCAGCACAGTGACAAAGACTTCCCATTGTTGACTGCCTCATTTATGTCTCACACTTAGTTGGCTCTTGGTATAtcttgatgaatgaataaatgaaggagcacatgaatgaatgaatgaagtgttTGAATGGTTAGGGAGGATTGTAGGATGATGGCTCTGTTAGGTATTGGGTAATATACAATGTCATTCATTCCTTCAAGTTCTAAAGGCCTTCATTTGGTATTTTCTCTTTAATGCTAATGTCACATCCATGTCTTCATAGCAATTAATAATGACTGATGGTTGAGGAGTCCCTGTAGGCCTGAGTGAAGACCTAGTTTTTAacgattttgaaattattttgataaagtGATAAGACACCAGAAAGATACAGAGTCTCTTTAGTTTTTCCCTTTGAAAAAAACCTTATGGACCAAATGAAGACCAAAAAAACCTACTGAGGATATTGCTGTTCCAAGAAATGGAACTATTGCAAATAATATTGTAGGTTTTTAATAATCAAAGTGTACCTGAGAGGAATATTTAGAGATCtgtgattttataattttgtcttaTAAACACTATGCCTGCATTCATTTCAGAATGTGCCTAGCAaacttaaaaatggaaacattattagttagggaaaaaagaaagaagggtctttttttttttttaatgcagagaaGTATTACCTCTGCTAGTATTTGAATTTTTATGGCACAGAAAGGAGATGTTAACATAGTCTACTCTGAATATAAGATGTAAAGAATAGTCAAGGCCTCTGTGATTCTGGGTGAAGCAGTCAACAAAATAGCTCATTTAGGAATTGCCAGCATACTGTGCTGTGATCACTGAGACCTGCAGAAACTGGAGGTTTCCACAGAGGAGCCACACACAGGAAATTGAAC
Encoded proteins:
- the ZNF407 gene encoding zinc finger protein 407 isoform X4, with the translated sequence MMDSENKPENDEDEMINKEAQDLTKLSSHNEDHGRVSDVIASLPENSTNKRGFSESLNFGSVVTGKDSNKHASKRRKLDEAEPLKSGKQDVCRLETSESSATEEGITVDAAGKKAFLSDRTVGGTCLPNALSPSRDVSTVDVVSLKTDIEQTSAQEMISLDLERESPFPLKEVNVSCTIGDVDTVLKCGTCGHLFSSCSDLEKHAESHMQHSKEHTCCHCSHKAESSSALHVHIKQAHGLQKVFSCDLCGFQCAEENLLNAHYLGKTHLRRQNLAARGGFVQILTKQPFPKKPCTMATKNVRSKPRTSKPIAKNSDSKGLRNVGSKFTDWTGSISEQSGSSSELLVEMMPSRNASSQEVEIVEENVTSLGITQNPENQSKKLDTLVTSEGLLEKLESTKNTQQAAHSISVISRPRPERNILVLGNSFRRRSSTFTLKGQAKKRFNLLGIKRGTSETQRMFMKHFRTQIKTHDAESVPKHLEASSSVQRLCVTTSETQEVEQGRGSTCTRGSRLDSLTVKPASDPQTLCACTDCGQVATNRTDLEIHVKRCHARETKLYCHTCDFSSTSRRDLDEHSHSPQHQQTASALSCQCCSFTSLNEINLRDHMKEKHNMAFLCTPCNLFFLSEKDMEEHKTTEKHISSLVQPKTSQSSNSDLVLQTLPLSILESENAKESMDDSGKVAQEEPVKSRVSHGNEVRHSSKPQFQCKKCFYKTRSSTVLTRHIKLRHGQDYHFLCKACNLYSLSKEGMEKHIKRSKHLENAKKNNIGLSFEECIERVCIGANDKKEEFNVSGNGRIEGHVGVQLQEHSYLEKGMLMPKELSQSGDSTKDDELALTTTPKRGRPKGNISRTCSHCGLLASSITNLTVHIRRKHSHQYSYLCKVCKYYTVTKGDMERHCATKKHKGRVEIEASGKHSSDIIVGPEGGGLEAGKKNAGSAMTMSDEHANKPAESHASQKADHGNSVEAKVENVFHSLDGEVNRHLLDKKEQISLEPEDLVQQGDVYSQRDVTGTGENKCMHCEFNAHSSASLELHVKRKHTKEFEFYCMACDYYAVTRREMTRHAATEKHKMKRLSYLNSAHVEAGSADTSKKIIVPEEEHQQNSEEFQIISDQSSDTLKARNAADCSILNENTNLDMSKVLCAADSVEVETEEESNFNEDHSFCGTFQQAPVKDKVRKPEEMMSFTISLNHDSPSRFQNENSGSSASNCETAKKNHELLKDAGELRIHCESEGGSVGDSEGDVPHRHLCPAVLAGELSAESPTPVVTRITREQGNLESGGQNKVSCGHGLEDLKRVQEDPILEKKEILMNSQHETEIILEEDGPASDSTVESNDVYETIISIDDKGQAVYSFGRFDSSIIRIKNPEDGELIDQSEEGLIATGVRISELPLKDCAQGVKKKRSEGNCLGESTRIRCDDCGFLADGLSGLNVHIAMKHPTKEKHFHCLLCGKSFYTESNLHQHLASAGHMRNEQASVEELPEGGATFKCVKCTEPFDSEQNLFLHIKGQHEELLREVNKYIVEDTEQINREREENQGNICKYCGKMCRSSNSMAFLAHIRTHTGSKPFKCKICHFATAQLGDARNHVKRHLGMREYKCHVCGLRSRRRGETASSMAEVEEHRGISGLVQLRLMLFEGQLVAFVMKKHLNTHLLGKHGVGTPKERKFTCHLCDRSFTEKWALNNHMKLHTGEKPFKCTWPTCHYSFLTASAMKDHYRTHTGEKSFLCDLCGFAGGTRHALTKHRRQHTGEKPFKCDECNFASTTQSHLTRHKRVHTGEKPYRCPWCDYRSNCAENIRKHILHTGKHEGVKMYNCPKCDYGTNVPVEFRNHLKEQHPDIENPDLAYLHAGLYLANKRKQRSLLVPFRCH